In Naumovozyma dairenensis CBS 421 chromosome 2, complete genome, the following are encoded in one genomic region:
- the NDAI0B03260 gene encoding LisH domain-containing protein (similar to Saccharomyces cerevisiae MSS11 (YMR164C); ancestral locus Anc_2.346), with protein MSNYTNEQHQQQQRRPSSPSAASTAQRSASVSVPSTKSQANKKPHKMRKTSSNTNNNNTSVTATNNNTNNIDGNGNGTTRSSNNNGNSSASSTGTNLTSDPELLFDTNAFVSDAKASNSKQLLYAHIYNYLLEMRYYEAASQFLKEAEIPMALANPNGDLNKKKFTTSKLISTKQPAKLFKADMLINSPQTFLLEWWESFYAMNEFIENTPAELLVKDESDYGNIYPILPEKYRQNQMATSQLLQQQQQQQQRNQNQMPPPQQTQSQPQTYQQNGPKSMRVNNSTSNNNTNNNNTNIPLNVNMNMPPNMNMNVGMNMNMPPNAPSNIHPNMNMAMNMNINNSRGPRNSTAAPITAQYLPNSSNNVNDTYSNYQKMNNINNQQTRIPHSATELNSSTIQPITTATTTQRLSNPQEQNLPASAPPSATFPMSNNSNTNTNTNNNSNNIYYVPVNDSRENSYPNIHPINKNPSSYGIPQSNMNNYPQSQSHAQAQAQAQQQQQQQQQRSDMNVNNQNIPNSMIAMQNGYPEQQQQQQLQRQNGNIGSLQPQQRQPQPQSQPQPQQQPSQQQKQFNGRPTPYPPQPQPQQHFPSDSANAPNNNNFSSMYIDPQQQQQSQMIRGPHPDQSFPHPHPNGMIEQGQIPTQLSSSSTTKVGTPISTGTTVRSNQQQQQQQQQQQQQQMLLHRIQLQQQHHHQQQQPMQYQSHMNGPPQQQQQQSEETRESSTASNNATTSNIEFSTIQQHHQLQYMDMMNNMNTTAVDNNNNNNPNMASAAELFNFGMIDSNNNNNQNGFTNSNTNNNNTNNNNNELPNKNNNNMNSGTNESAAKNKDVVGDNDTGL; from the coding sequence ATGTCCAATTATACTAATGAACAGcatcaacaacagcaacgCCGGCCATCGTCACCATCAGCCGCTTCAACCGCTCAGAGATCTGCATCAGTCTCAGTTCCCAGTACTAAATCACAAGCAAATAAGAAACCTCATAAAATGAGGAAGACAAGTTcaaataccaataataataatacatcTGTTACTgcaactaataataataccaataatattgatggtAACGGTAACGGTACCACAAGAAGcagcaataataatggtaacaGTTCCGCAAGCAGCACTGGCACTAACTTGACCAGCGATCCTGAACTTTTATTCGATACTAATGCCTTCGTATCTGATGCAAAGGCAAGTAAttcaaaacaattattatacgctcatatatataactaCCTTTTAGAAATGAGATATTATGAAGCAGCTTCTCAATTCCTTAAAGAGGCTGAAATACCAATGGCGTTAGCGAATCCAAATGGtgatttaaataagaaaaaattcactacttcaaaattaatttcCACTAAACAACCTGccaaattatttaaagcTGACATGTTAATTAATTCTCCCCAAACTTTCCTTTTAGAATGGTGGGAATCATTTTATGcaatgaatgaatttatAGAAAATACTCCAGCGGAATTACTAGTAAAAGATGAATCTGATTATGGGAATATTTATCCAATTTTACctgaaaaatatagacAAAATCAAATGGCAACGTCACAACTActacaacaacagcaacaacagcaacaacgaaatcaaaatcaaatgcCTCCACCACAACAAACTCAATCTCAACCTCAAACATACCAACAAAATGGTCCCAAATCAATGAGGGTTAATAATAGTACTAGCAATAacaatactaataataacaatactaATATTCCTTTGAACgtgaatatgaatatgcCTCCAAACATGAACATGAATGTGGGCATGAACATGAATATGCCTCCTAATGCAccttcaaatattcatccaaatatgaatatggcaatgaatatgaatataaacAATAGCAGAGGACCTAGAAATTCAACAGCAGCTCCTATAACAGCACAATATCTACCGAACTCAAGTAATAATGTTAATGATACATATTCtaattatcaaaaaatgaataatattaacaaCCAACAGACAAGAATACCTCATTCTGCAACTGAACTGAATAGTTCTACAATTCAGCCTAtaacaacagcaacaacaacacaAAGATTATCGAACCCTCAAGAACAAAACCTACCCGCGTCAGCCCCTCCAAGTGCAACTTTCCCCATGTCTAACAATAGTAACACTAAtactaatactaataataatagtaataacaTTTATTATGTTCCTGTAAACGATTCAAGAGAAAATTCATATCCCAATATTCATCCAATAAACAAGAACCCATCATCCTATGGCATCCCGCAATCAAATATGAATAATTATCCACAATCACAATCACATGCTCAAGCACAAGCTCAAgcacaacaacaacaacaacaacaacaacaaagatCAGATATGAATGTGAATAACCAAAACATCCCAAATAGTATGATCGCAATGCAAAACGGATATCCTgagcagcaacaacaacaacaactacaaagacaaaatggaaatataGGATCTTTACAACCTCAACAACGTCAACCGCAACCTCAATCGCAACCCCAACCACAACAGCAACCGTCACAACAACAGAAACAATTCAATGGTAGGCCGACGCCATACCCGCCACAACCACAACCACAACAGCATTTCCCATCTGACTCAGCAAATGCTCcgaataacaataatttttcttccatgTACATAGATCCtcagcaacaacaacaatcacAAATGATACGAGGCCCGCATCCAGATCAGTCTTTTCCACATCCTCATCCGAACGGAATGATAGAACAAGGACAGATACCAACacaattatcatcatcatcaacaacaaaagtAGGTACACCAATATCAACAGGGACAACGGTAAGATCCaatcaacaacagcaacaacaacagcaacagcagcagcaacagcaaATGTTACTACATCGAAtacaattacaacaacagcatcatcatcaacagcaacaaccGATGCAATACCAATCGCATATGAATGGTCCGccacaacaacagcaacagcaatCGGAAGAAACAAGGGAGAGTTCTACTGCATCAAACAATGCAACAACTTCAAACATAGAATTCAGTACAATTCAACAACACCACCAACTGCAATACATGGACATGATGAATAACATGAATACCACCGCAGTggataacaataataacaataatcCAAATATGGCTTCTGCTGCTgaattgttcaattttGGCATGATtgatagtaataataataataatcagAATGGTTttacaaattcaaatactaataataacaacacgaataataataataacgaacTTCCgaacaagaacaataataatatgaataGTGGTACAAACGAAAGTGCGGCCAAGAATAAAGATGTTG